CCTGAGTGTGAGTAGCCCGGAACCCGATAAAAGTCTGCCCATGGCCTTTGGCACGGCGCTGGTACTGCTGCTGCTGGTACTGGGCCTAAACCTGGTGGCCAATGCCATCCGGAGTCACTACAAAAAGAAATTCAAGCTGTAAAGCCCACAATAATGCTGAAGCTGGAAGCCAAAAGCGTAAACGCCTACTATGGCGAGACCCAAGCCCTGTATGGCGTGAACATGGGGATAGACCGCAATAGCGTAACCGCGCTCATAGGCCCCTCGGGCTGCGGAAAAAGCACCTTCATCCGGCTACTGAACCGGATGAACGACCTGATAGACGGTGCCCGCATGGAGGGAGACATCCTGCTGGATGGCCAGAGCATCTATGGCAAAGAGGTAGACCCCGTGGTGCTGCGCAAACGGGTAGGCATGGTGTTTCAGAAGCCAAACCCCTTCCCGAAATCTATCTTCGAAAATGTAGCCTATGGCCTGCGCATCAATGATATCCGGAACAAGAACTACATCCAGGAACAGGTGGAAAAAGCGCTGCACCTGGCAGCCCTGTGGGACGAGGTAAAGGATAACCTGAAAAAAAGCGCCCTCGAGCTATCGGGCGGGCAGCAGCAGCGCCTCTGCATAGCCCGTGCCCTGGCCGTAGAGCCATCGGTGCTGCTAATGGACGAACCGACTAGTGCGCTAGACCCCATCAGCACTGCCAAGATTGAGCAACTAATCGATCAACTAAAGAATGAATTCACCATTGTGATCGTTACACACAACATGCAGCAGGCCGCCCGCGTAAGTGATAAAACAGCCTTCTTCAACCTGGGCAGGGTGGTAGAGTTTGGCAACACCAAGCAGATATTCACAAACCCCCAGCAGGCACAAACCCAGAACTACATAACTGGCCGCTTTGGCTAAGCTGCCCCCGCACATAGCCGCTCCCCCCCCCGGAGAGAACGGCTATGTGAAAGCACGATCGAACCCATACACAACAAAACAAAACACAAAACCGGAGATGAGGCTGATAGAGGCGGAGATACAGCAGCTTAAATTCAAAATCCTGGATATGGCCGAGCTGGTGCAGTTTCAGCTGGACCATATTGCCCAGGCCCTGGTAAATCTGGACTACGACCTGGCACGGAGAATACGGAAAAAGGAAAAGAAGATAGACCAGTATGACACCAAGATAGACAAGCGCTGCGAGCGAATAATAGCCCTGCACCAGCCCGTAGCGAATGACCTGCGCTTCGTGTTTTCGGTACTGAAGATTAATGGCTACCTGGAGCAGATAGGA
This region of Bacteroidota bacterium genomic DNA includes:
- the pstB gene encoding phosphate ABC transporter ATP-binding protein PstB, whose product is MLKLEAKSVNAYYGETQALYGVNMGIDRNSVTALIGPSGCGKSTFIRLLNRMNDLIDGARMEGDILLDGQSIYGKEVDPVVLRKRVGMVFQKPNPFPKSIFENVAYGLRINDIRNKNYIQEQVEKALHLAALWDEVKDNLKKSALELSGGQQQRLCIARALAVEPSVLLMDEPTSALDPISTAKIEQLIDQLKNEFTIVIVTHNMQQAARVSDKTAFFNLGRVVEFGNTKQIFTNPQQAQTQNYITGRFG